A single genomic interval of Arthrobacter globiformis harbors:
- the pdxS gene encoding pyridoxal 5'-phosphate synthase lyase subunit PdxS, with the protein MSTPDVSNEAGSSANSVTGSNRVKRGMAEMLKGGVIMDVVNVEQARIAEDAGAVAVMALERVPADIRAQGGVSRMSDPDMIDQIIDAVSIPVMAKARIGHFVEAQVLQSLGVDYIDESEVLTPADYVNHIDKWNFKVPFVCGSTNLGEALRRINEGAAMIRSKGEAGTGDVSNATGHMRQIRAEIAKLAALPEDELYVAAKELQAPYELVKEVAATGKLPVVLFTAGGIATPADAAMMMQLGADGVFVGSGIFKSGNPAQRAAAVVKATTFFDDPDVIAKASRGLGEAMVGINVEEIPQPHRLAERGW; encoded by the coding sequence GTGTCTACACCTGATGTAAGCAACGAAGCCGGCTCGTCCGCCAACAGCGTGACGGGCAGCAACCGCGTCAAGCGCGGCATGGCAGAGATGCTCAAGGGCGGCGTCATCATGGACGTCGTCAACGTCGAACAGGCCCGCATCGCCGAAGACGCCGGTGCCGTTGCCGTCATGGCGCTCGAGCGCGTCCCGGCCGACATCCGCGCCCAGGGCGGCGTGTCCCGCATGTCCGATCCGGACATGATCGACCAGATCATCGATGCCGTTTCCATCCCGGTCATGGCCAAGGCCCGGATCGGTCACTTCGTCGAGGCCCAGGTCCTGCAGTCCCTCGGTGTCGATTACATTGACGAGTCCGAGGTCCTGACCCCGGCCGACTACGTCAACCACATCGACAAGTGGAACTTCAAGGTTCCCTTCGTCTGCGGTTCCACCAACCTCGGTGAGGCGCTGCGCCGCATCAACGAGGGCGCGGCCATGATCCGCTCCAAGGGCGAGGCCGGCACCGGCGACGTCTCCAACGCCACCGGGCACATGCGCCAGATCCGCGCCGAGATCGCCAAGCTCGCGGCGCTGCCCGAGGACGAGCTGTACGTCGCGGCCAAGGAACTGCAGGCCCCGTACGAACTGGTCAAGGAAGTTGCCGCCACCGGCAAGCTCCCCGTGGTGCTGTTCACCGCCGGCGGCATCGCCACCCCTGCGGACGCTGCGATGATGATGCAGCTCGGCGCCGACGGCGTGTTCGTGGGCTCGGGCATCTTCAAGTCCGGCAACCCGGCCCAGCGTGCGGCCGCCGTCGTGAAGGCCACCACCTTCTTCGATGACCCGGACGTCATCGCCAAGGCCTCCCGCGGCCTGGGCGAGGCCATGGTCGGCATCAACGTGGAGGAGATCCCGCAGCCGCACCGTCTCGCAGAGCGCGGCTGGTAA
- the thrS gene encoding threonine--tRNA ligase produces the protein MKVTTGTTGAELFFERRDVVVARVDGELKDLDQPLPEGVEVEGVTIDSPDGLNVLRHSTAHVMAQAVQQLRPDAKLGIGPYITDGFYFDFDVAEPFTPEDLKTLEKMMLKIINQNQKFVRRVVSEDEAREAMKNEPYKLELLGKKNEAADAGEGVNVEVGAGDITIYDNVDRKSGDSVWCDLCRGPHLPNTKLISNAFALTRSSAAYWLGNQNNQQLQRIYGTAWPTKDALKAYQERIAEAERRDHRKLGAELDLFSFPDELGSGLPVFHPKGGIIRKAMEDYSRQRHVDAGYEFVYTPHITKGHLYEVSGHLDWYRDGMFPAMHIDAEHNEDGTVRKPGQDYYLKPMNCPMHNLIFRSRGRSYRELPLRLFEFGSVYRYEKSGVVHGLTRVRGMTQDDAHIYCTREQMKDELTTTLNFVLGLLKDYGLDDFYLELSTKNEDKFVGDDATWEEATRTLAEVAEASGLELVPDPGGAAFYGPKISVQAKDALGRTWQMSTIQLDFNLPERFELEFQAADGTRQRPVMIHRALFGSVERFMGVLTEHYAGAFPAWLAPVQVVGIPVAEAFNDYMFDVVDKLKAAGIRAEVDISSDRFPKKIRTASKDKIPFVLIAGGEDAEAGAVSFRFRDGSQDNGVPVAEAVQRIVDAVRNRTS, from the coding sequence ATGAAGGTGACTACCGGGACCACCGGCGCGGAACTCTTCTTTGAGCGCCGCGACGTCGTTGTGGCCCGTGTTGACGGCGAACTCAAAGACCTGGACCAGCCCCTTCCCGAGGGTGTCGAGGTTGAAGGCGTCACCATTGATTCCCCCGACGGGCTCAACGTACTGCGCCACTCCACCGCCCACGTCATGGCCCAGGCCGTGCAGCAGCTGCGCCCGGACGCCAAGCTGGGCATCGGCCCCTACATCACTGACGGGTTCTACTTCGACTTCGACGTCGCTGAGCCGTTCACCCCGGAAGACCTGAAGACCCTGGAAAAGATGATGCTCAAGATCATCAACCAGAACCAGAAGTTCGTCCGCCGCGTCGTCTCCGAGGACGAGGCCCGCGAAGCCATGAAGAACGAGCCCTACAAGCTCGAGCTGCTGGGCAAGAAGAACGAGGCCGCCGATGCCGGCGAAGGCGTCAACGTCGAAGTGGGCGCCGGCGACATCACCATCTACGACAACGTCGACCGCAAGAGCGGGGACAGCGTCTGGTGCGACCTGTGCCGCGGCCCCCACCTGCCCAACACCAAGCTCATCTCAAACGCCTTCGCCCTGACCCGGTCCTCGGCCGCGTACTGGCTGGGCAACCAGAACAACCAGCAGCTGCAGCGCATCTACGGCACCGCGTGGCCTACCAAGGACGCCCTGAAGGCGTACCAGGAACGCATCGCCGAGGCTGAGCGCCGCGACCACCGGAAGCTTGGCGCCGAGCTGGACCTGTTCTCCTTCCCGGACGAGCTCGGATCGGGCCTACCGGTCTTCCACCCCAAGGGCGGCATCATCCGCAAGGCCATGGAGGACTACTCCCGGCAGCGCCACGTGGATGCCGGCTACGAGTTCGTCTACACCCCGCACATCACCAAGGGCCACCTGTACGAGGTATCCGGCCACCTGGACTGGTACCGGGACGGCATGTTCCCCGCGATGCACATCGACGCGGAGCACAACGAGGACGGCACCGTCCGCAAGCCCGGCCAGGACTATTACCTGAAGCCGATGAACTGCCCCATGCACAACCTCATCTTCCGCTCGCGCGGCCGGTCCTACCGCGAACTGCCGCTGCGGCTCTTCGAATTCGGTTCCGTCTACCGCTACGAGAAGTCCGGTGTGGTCCACGGCCTGACCCGCGTGCGGGGCATGACACAGGACGACGCCCACATCTACTGCACCCGCGAGCAGATGAAGGACGAGCTCACCACCACGCTGAACTTCGTCCTCGGCCTGCTCAAGGACTACGGCTTGGACGACTTCTACCTCGAGCTGTCCACCAAGAACGAGGACAAGTTCGTCGGCGACGACGCCACCTGGGAGGAAGCCACCCGCACCCTGGCCGAAGTGGCCGAGGCCTCCGGGCTGGAGCTCGTTCCGGACCCGGGCGGAGCCGCGTTCTACGGACCCAAGATTTCGGTGCAGGCGAAGGATGCCCTGGGCCGCACCTGGCAGATGTCCACGATCCAGCTCGACTTCAACCTGCCTGAGCGCTTCGAACTCGAGTTCCAGGCCGCCGACGGCACCCGCCAGCGTCCGGTCATGATCCACCGAGCCCTGTTCGGTTCGGTGGAGCGGTTCATGGGTGTCCTCACCGAGCACTATGCCGGTGCCTTCCCGGCATGGCTTGCTCCCGTGCAGGTGGTGGGCATCCCGGTGGCGGAGGCCTTCAACGACTACATGTTCGACGTCGTCGACAAGCTCAAGGCTGCGGGCATCCGCGCCGAGGTGGACATCTCCTCGGACCGCTTCCCGAAGAAGATCCGCACGGCCAGCAAGGACAAGATCCCGTTCGTGCTCATCGCCGGTGGTGAGGACGCGGAGGCGGGTGCCGTCTCCTTCCGGTTCCGGGACGGCAGCCAGGACAACGGCGTGCCCGTGGCCGAGGCTGTCCAGCGGATTGTGGACGCCGTCCGCAACCGGACCAGCTAG
- a CDS encoding DNA polymerase III subunit alpha, giving the protein MSFTHLHVSTAFSAHYGVSWPDQLAQAAAAQGATALGCTDRDGLYGTVKHLKACMAAGIDPVVGVDLSVFDDEDDHDAGLPGEQMAGARFSKIRFSAARVTGRVVVLAHGHNNGAGYKALCRLISDAHARTTGKAGGAVPVAVTRAELASRVLDPETLKPVLTVLLGPDSDVGLALGGRRYLRPRTLFKGWLDAMPAGSVAAEIVTHLSAPGAPLSTAHAVRMLKLAQEYGVPAVLTNAVRYCEEDGAATADVLDSARTLKSLPELSAEPLLQPNGQGWLKSPDQMVELGKEIIHAAGYGAADLQVLLAQTEALVDRCRMDPVSDMGWKQPVVPEAAVIGIEGDPLAELAQRCEAGIARRFPGITGKAEADMRARLQHELKIIARLGFASYFLTVAEVSRMILDMNVRAAARGSGASSLVNYLIDISQVNPLQHDLIFERFLSGDRSTLPDIDIDVESAERHNVYRKIFDRFGSQRVTLMSMQNGYRARGAVRDAGMALGMDDGDVGEIAKQLWRFSARKFREALEEKPELREFAGRVEQRNFSENQQLDLLVDLTERLDRLPRHISMHPCGVILGDATLLDRTPVQPSGLGLPMSQFDKHDMDPMGMLKLDVLGVRMQSAMAFAVREIIRIHPSKAEVVAAGAHPAGPGGSGPDYIAEDGLIDLNAVPLDDEPTYELIRSTHTLGCFQIESPGQRELVGKMAPREFNDLIIDISLFRPGPMKSDMVRPFLEHRHGFAPETYPHPDLKPVLQETHGVTVFHEQILRTFDVMTGCGLAKADEFRRALSNEVKEGQVEEFFRREAKARKYSPEVVDKVWGTLKSFASFGFCKAHGAAFAVPTYQSAWLKAHHPEAFLAGLWEHDPGMYPKRLLVAEARRMGIPILPLDINRSGAEYRVERVAEGPDRGKLGIRLSLNGIFGLSGSELKRIVAGQPYDSLADLRARSRLSKPSIKRLAQLGAFDTLHRESGGTANRADLVHHLQSLQSKSVKKGAEVIEGQLALPLGDVELRNVKPGMPEPTTVENVRAELDLMAVDVSEHLMSSHRPLLDRLGVTTADKLLGLRNGTEVLVAGVRIATQTPPMRGGRRVVFISIDDGTGCVDSVFFHEAQEHAGPLLFGTRLLLIRGTTRRTGPRGISLSASMAWDLSQVDTLPLPERGSADQGNREPGAVGPDDPEQDFWQPGPLDGISRNLAITGLGS; this is encoded by the coding sequence ATGAGCTTCACTCACTTACACGTTTCCACCGCCTTCAGCGCCCACTACGGTGTCTCCTGGCCAGATCAACTTGCCCAGGCAGCAGCGGCCCAGGGAGCAACCGCCCTTGGGTGCACTGACCGGGACGGTCTCTACGGCACTGTAAAACACCTCAAGGCATGCATGGCTGCCGGGATTGACCCGGTGGTCGGCGTGGATCTGTCAGTGTTCGACGACGAGGATGACCACGACGCCGGGTTACCTGGTGAGCAGATGGCTGGCGCCCGGTTTTCCAAAATCCGGTTTTCGGCAGCCCGCGTCACCGGACGGGTCGTTGTCCTGGCGCATGGCCATAACAACGGTGCGGGGTACAAGGCATTGTGCCGGCTGATCTCCGACGCACACGCCCGCACCACGGGCAAAGCCGGCGGAGCGGTGCCCGTTGCTGTCACAAGGGCTGAACTCGCCTCACGCGTGCTGGACCCGGAAACCCTGAAGCCGGTGCTCACCGTGCTGTTGGGCCCGGATTCCGACGTCGGCCTCGCACTGGGCGGGCGGCGGTACCTCCGGCCCCGCACCCTTTTCAAAGGCTGGCTGGACGCCATGCCCGCCGGGAGCGTCGCGGCAGAGATCGTCACCCACCTCAGTGCACCGGGTGCGCCCTTGAGCACGGCCCATGCGGTCCGCATGCTCAAGCTGGCGCAGGAGTATGGCGTGCCGGCTGTGCTTACCAACGCCGTCCGTTACTGCGAGGAGGACGGGGCGGCCACCGCCGACGTCCTGGATTCGGCCCGCACGCTCAAGTCGCTTCCCGAACTCTCCGCCGAGCCGCTGCTCCAGCCCAACGGGCAGGGCTGGCTGAAATCCCCGGACCAAATGGTGGAGCTGGGCAAGGAGATCATCCATGCCGCCGGCTACGGTGCCGCCGATCTCCAGGTGCTGCTCGCGCAGACTGAGGCGCTCGTGGACCGTTGCCGCATGGATCCCGTGTCCGACATGGGCTGGAAGCAGCCGGTGGTGCCCGAGGCCGCCGTCATCGGCATTGAAGGGGATCCGCTGGCAGAACTGGCCCAGCGCTGCGAGGCCGGAATTGCGCGGCGATTCCCCGGCATCACCGGGAAGGCAGAAGCAGACATGCGCGCCCGGCTGCAGCATGAGCTGAAGATCATCGCCCGCCTAGGCTTTGCCTCCTACTTCCTCACCGTGGCCGAGGTTTCCCGCATGATCCTGGACATGAATGTGAGGGCGGCAGCACGGGGATCGGGCGCTTCCAGCCTGGTCAACTACCTGATCGACATCAGCCAGGTGAACCCCCTCCAGCATGACCTGATCTTCGAACGGTTCCTCTCCGGCGACCGGTCCACGCTGCCGGACATCGACATCGATGTGGAAAGCGCTGAGCGGCACAACGTCTACCGGAAAATTTTTGACCGGTTCGGCTCACAGCGCGTCACGCTGATGAGCATGCAGAACGGCTACCGCGCTCGCGGTGCCGTGCGGGATGCCGGCATGGCTTTGGGGATGGACGACGGCGATGTCGGCGAGATTGCCAAACAGCTGTGGCGCTTTTCGGCACGGAAGTTCCGGGAGGCGCTGGAGGAAAAACCGGAACTTCGCGAGTTCGCCGGACGGGTGGAACAGCGGAACTTTTCTGAGAACCAGCAGCTGGACCTGCTGGTGGACCTCACCGAACGGCTGGACCGCCTTCCGCGCCACATCTCCATGCACCCCTGCGGGGTGATCCTCGGTGATGCCACCCTGCTGGACCGGACCCCGGTCCAGCCCAGCGGCCTCGGCCTGCCCATGAGCCAGTTCGACAAACACGACATGGACCCGATGGGCATGCTGAAGCTGGATGTCCTGGGCGTCAGGATGCAAAGTGCCATGGCCTTTGCCGTACGGGAGATCATCCGGATCCACCCCTCCAAGGCTGAAGTGGTGGCAGCCGGAGCCCATCCCGCTGGACCTGGGGGCAGCGGGCCGGACTACATCGCCGAGGACGGCCTGATCGACCTCAATGCCGTGCCCCTGGATGATGAGCCGACATATGAGCTGATCAGAAGCACCCACACCCTGGGGTGCTTCCAGATCGAATCGCCGGGCCAGCGGGAGCTGGTGGGCAAGATGGCCCCGCGCGAGTTCAACGACCTCATCATCGACATCTCACTGTTCCGCCCTGGGCCGATGAAATCGGACATGGTGCGGCCCTTCCTTGAACACCGGCACGGCTTCGCGCCGGAGACCTACCCGCACCCGGACCTGAAGCCGGTGCTTCAGGAAACCCATGGGGTGACGGTCTTCCATGAGCAGATCCTGAGGACCTTTGATGTGATGACCGGCTGCGGGCTGGCGAAAGCCGACGAGTTCCGCAGGGCGTTGAGCAACGAGGTCAAGGAGGGCCAGGTTGAGGAGTTTTTCCGCCGCGAGGCAAAGGCCAGGAAGTATTCGCCGGAGGTAGTGGACAAGGTCTGGGGCACCCTGAAATCGTTCGCCAGTTTCGGGTTCTGCAAAGCCCACGGCGCGGCCTTTGCCGTGCCCACCTACCAGTCGGCCTGGCTGAAGGCCCACCATCCGGAGGCGTTCCTTGCGGGCCTGTGGGAGCACGATCCTGGCATGTACCCCAAGCGTCTCCTTGTGGCCGAGGCGCGGCGTATGGGCATCCCCATTCTTCCGCTGGACATCAACCGCAGCGGTGCCGAATACCGGGTGGAGCGTGTCGCGGAGGGCCCTGACCGGGGAAAGCTGGGGATCAGGCTGAGCCTCAACGGCATCTTCGGGCTGTCCGGTTCTGAATTGAAGCGGATCGTTGCAGGCCAGCCCTATGACTCCCTGGCGGATCTGAGGGCACGCTCCAGGCTGAGCAAGCCCAGCATCAAGCGGCTTGCCCAACTGGGTGCCTTTGACACGCTGCACCGGGAATCCGGCGGGACAGCCAACCGGGCAGACCTTGTCCACCACCTGCAAAGTTTGCAGAGCAAGTCAGTAAAGAAAGGCGCCGAGGTCATTGAGGGGCAACTCGCGCTGCCCCTTGGGGACGTCGAATTGCGGAACGTCAAGCCCGGGATGCCTGAACCCACCACGGTGGAGAACGTCCGGGCGGAACTTGACCTGATGGCGGTTGACGTCAGCGAACACCTGATGTCCAGCCACCGGCCGCTTCTGGACCGGCTGGGCGTCACCACTGCGGACAAGCTGCTGGGGCTGCGAAACGGCACGGAGGTACTGGTGGCCGGTGTGAGGATCGCGACCCAGACCCCGCCCATGCGCGGCGGCAGGCGTGTGGTCTTCATCAGCATCGACGACGGCACCGGGTGCGTGGATTCCGTGTTCTTCCACGAGGCCCAGGAACATGCGGGCCCGCTGCTGTTCGGGACCCGGCTGCTGCTGATCCGGGGAACGACCAGGCGGACCGGTCCGCGCGGCATTAGCCTCAGTGCCAGCATGGCCTGGGACCTCAGCCAGGTGGACACCCTGCCGCTCCCCGAACGGGGGAGCGCTGACCAGGGAAATCGTGAACCAGGGGCCGTCGGACCAGATGACCCTGAACAGGACTTCTGGCAGCCGGGGCCACTGGATGGCATCAGCAGAAACCTGGCCATCACCGGCCTGGGAAGCTGA
- a CDS encoding HIT family protein, with the protein MQENTGPGYPGDAEATDDFGLAGVPDAFQRLWTPHRMAYIKGGQHQFKNQDDCPFCIAPARTDEESLIVYRGRTSYVVLNLFPYNPGHLLVCPYRHVPDYTDLTVEETAEFADLTQTAMRVLRKVANPGGFNLGMNQGVVGGAGIAGHLHQHIVPRWGGDGNFFPIIAQTKAITQTLDEVRQQVADAWPGETHAE; encoded by the coding sequence GTGCAGGAGAACACAGGGCCGGGCTATCCGGGGGACGCGGAAGCAACGGACGATTTTGGCCTCGCCGGCGTTCCTGACGCCTTCCAGCGGCTGTGGACTCCGCATCGCATGGCCTACATCAAGGGCGGGCAGCACCAGTTCAAGAACCAAGACGATTGCCCGTTCTGCATTGCGCCCGCGCGCACGGATGAGGAGTCGCTCATCGTGTACCGCGGCCGCACGAGCTACGTGGTGCTGAACCTGTTCCCCTACAACCCCGGCCACCTGCTGGTGTGCCCCTACCGCCACGTTCCCGATTACACGGACCTGACGGTGGAGGAGACCGCCGAATTCGCCGACCTGACGCAGACCGCCATGCGGGTGCTGCGGAAGGTGGCGAATCCCGGCGGCTTTAACTTGGGCATGAACCAGGGGGTCGTGGGCGGGGCCGGCATCGCGGGCCACCTGCACCAGCACATCGTTCCGCGTTGGGGCGGGGACGGAAACTTCTTCCCGATCATCGCCCAGACCAAGGCGATCACGCAGACCCTCGACGAGGTCCGCCAGCAGGTTGCCGACGCCTGGCCCGGGGAGACGCATGCTGAATAG
- a CDS encoding VOC family protein has translation MQPRVDFISLGVRSVAASRRFYVDGLGWPVHREVPDEVVFIQANHGLILSLWDAGQMQAEAAVDAPTAVPCITLSHNVGSAEQVNQVIAQAESAGAAVVAPPKTQPWGGYTGYFADPDGFRWEIAYNPTWTVDDGGQVTV, from the coding sequence ATGCAGCCCAGAGTCGATTTTATTTCATTGGGAGTGCGCAGCGTGGCCGCCTCCCGGCGCTTCTATGTGGACGGCCTGGGTTGGCCGGTCCACCGTGAGGTTCCCGATGAGGTGGTCTTTATCCAGGCCAACCACGGCCTGATTCTTTCCCTCTGGGATGCGGGGCAGATGCAGGCCGAGGCCGCCGTTGATGCTCCCACCGCGGTCCCCTGCATTACGCTCAGCCACAACGTCGGCAGCGCCGAGCAGGTAAACCAGGTGATAGCCCAGGCAGAGTCGGCCGGCGCGGCCGTCGTGGCCCCTCCCAAGACCCAACCGTGGGGCGGCTACACCGGATACTTCGCCGATCCGGACGGCTTCCGCTGGGAGATTGCCTACAACCCCACGTGGACAGTGGACGACGGCGGCCAGGTCACCGTCTGA
- a CDS encoding M3 family metallopeptidase, whose amino-acid sequence MTNPLLSPSALPFGLPPFADIDDDHYAEAVDAGLTEHLTEIQAIVDNPGPATFDNTALAMEKSGRLLDRAAASFFTLVSADASEPITKLETELSPRFAAHQDAVYLNRALYERFAAVDTAGLDAEAKRLVEEYLKEFRQSGIQLDDDGQDRLRSLNAELSRLGTEFGQRVKEAMKSAALLLDSADDLAGLPGDEIASAAEAARVAGHDGKFLLTLIQPSNQPALAALDNRDVRRRLFEASVARGSTGGDLDVLDLVNSMVRLRAEKAALLGFANYAELVVDRQTAPDFGAVRSMLNRLAPAAVRNADAEAAALAESAGHPLEAWDWAYYSAKVRRERYTVDEQALRPYFELDRVLTDGVFFAATSLFGITFHERKDLAGYHEDVRIWEVRDADGTELGLFLGDYYTRETKRGGAWMNSLVDQSALLGTKPVVINNLNISKPPAGEPTLLTLDEVRTAFHEFGHALHGLFSDVTYPRFSGTSVPRDFVEYPSQVNEMWIMWPEVLSNYARHHATGEPLAQDVVDRLNESRLWGEGFATTEYLGAALLDLAWHVLDTDGVPQDALEFEAKALAAAGVAHPLIPPRYRTGYFQHIFAGDGYSAGYYSYIWSEVLDAETVDWFTENGGLSRANGDRFRAELLSRGNSRDPLESFRTLRGRDAALEPLLKRRGLG is encoded by the coding sequence ATGACCAATCCCCTCCTCTCCCCCAGCGCCCTGCCCTTCGGATTGCCGCCGTTTGCCGACATCGACGACGACCACTACGCCGAGGCGGTTGACGCCGGGCTCACCGAGCACCTGACCGAGATCCAGGCCATCGTGGACAACCCCGGGCCGGCCACGTTCGACAACACGGCGCTGGCCATGGAGAAGTCCGGCCGGCTGCTGGACCGCGCCGCGGCTTCCTTCTTCACCCTGGTTTCAGCCGACGCCTCGGAGCCCATCACGAAGCTGGAGACCGAACTGTCGCCCCGCTTCGCGGCCCATCAGGATGCCGTGTACCTGAACCGGGCACTCTACGAGCGGTTCGCCGCCGTGGATACCGCGGGCCTGGACGCCGAAGCCAAAAGGCTTGTCGAGGAGTACCTCAAGGAGTTCCGCCAGTCCGGGATTCAGCTGGACGACGACGGCCAGGACCGGCTCCGGTCCCTGAACGCCGAACTGTCCCGGCTGGGCACGGAATTCGGGCAGCGCGTCAAGGAAGCGATGAAGTCCGCCGCCCTGCTGCTGGACAGCGCCGATGACCTGGCTGGCCTTCCCGGGGATGAGATCGCCAGCGCCGCAGAAGCAGCGCGCGTTGCAGGTCATGACGGCAAGTTCCTCCTGACGCTCATCCAGCCAAGCAACCAGCCGGCCCTGGCCGCACTGGACAACCGGGACGTGCGCCGGCGGCTCTTTGAAGCGTCCGTGGCCCGCGGCAGCACCGGCGGCGACCTCGATGTCCTCGACCTCGTGAATTCAATGGTCCGGCTGCGCGCAGAAAAAGCCGCCCTTCTGGGCTTCGCCAACTATGCCGAACTGGTGGTGGACCGGCAGACGGCTCCGGACTTCGGAGCTGTCCGGTCCATGCTGAACCGGCTGGCGCCCGCCGCCGTCCGGAACGCCGACGCCGAGGCAGCCGCCCTGGCCGAGAGCGCGGGCCACCCGCTGGAGGCCTGGGACTGGGCCTACTACTCCGCCAAGGTGCGGCGGGAACGGTACACGGTGGACGAGCAGGCACTCAGGCCGTACTTCGAGCTGGACCGAGTATTGACGGATGGCGTGTTTTTCGCCGCGACCTCGCTCTTCGGCATCACCTTCCATGAGCGCAAGGACCTTGCCGGCTACCACGAGGACGTCCGGATCTGGGAGGTCCGGGACGCGGACGGAACAGAACTGGGGCTGTTCCTCGGCGACTACTACACCCGCGAAACCAAGCGGGGCGGGGCTTGGATGAATTCGCTGGTGGACCAGTCGGCACTTCTGGGCACCAAGCCGGTGGTCATCAACAACCTGAACATCTCCAAGCCGCCCGCGGGTGAGCCCACGCTGCTCACGCTCGATGAGGTGCGCACGGCGTTCCACGAGTTCGGCCACGCCCTGCACGGGCTGTTCTCCGACGTCACCTACCCCCGCTTCTCCGGAACGTCGGTGCCGCGGGACTTTGTGGAGTACCCGTCCCAGGTCAACGAAATGTGGATCATGTGGCCGGAGGTGCTGTCCAACTACGCCCGCCACCATGCCACCGGGGAGCCGCTGGCCCAGGACGTCGTCGACCGGCTCAACGAGTCCCGCCTGTGGGGCGAGGGATTCGCCACCACGGAGTACCTCGGTGCGGCGCTGCTGGATCTGGCCTGGCACGTCCTGGACACCGACGGCGTTCCGCAGGACGCCCTGGAATTCGAGGCGAAGGCACTGGCCGCGGCAGGGGTTGCCCATCCGCTGATTCCGCCGCGCTACCGCACGGGCTATTTCCAGCACATCTTCGCGGGCGACGGCTACTCTGCGGGCTACTACTCCTACATCTGGAGCGAGGTGCTGGACGCCGAGACCGTGGACTGGTTCACCGAGAACGGCGGTCTCAGCAGGGCCAACGGCGACCGGTTCCGCGCCGAGCTGCTCTCCCGCGGCAACAGCCGGGATCCGCTCGAGTCGTTCCGCACCCTGCGCGGCCGCGACGCCGCCCTCGAGCCCCTCCTCAAGCGCCGCGGGCTGGGGTAA
- a CDS encoding chorismate mutase has translation MIMPTNHGDEKNAQADREQLAAVRVAVDEVDEQIVTLIARRERLIRIAGTLKGDDAEVRAPGRVERVIEHVRSAAEKKEIDPDIVESTYRAMISKFIELEMKIHNDNS, from the coding sequence ATGATCATGCCCACAAATCACGGAGACGAGAAAAACGCCCAGGCTGACCGGGAACAGCTCGCCGCCGTGCGGGTTGCGGTGGACGAGGTGGACGAGCAGATCGTCACGCTGATCGCCCGCCGTGAGCGCCTGATCCGCATCGCGGGAACCCTGAAGGGGGACGACGCCGAAGTGCGGGCGCCGGGACGCGTGGAGCGGGTCATCGAGCATGTGCGCTCGGCCGCGGAGAAAAAAGAAATAGACCCGGACATCGTGGAAAGCACGTACCGGGCCATGATCTCGAAGTTCATCGAGCTTGAGATGAAAATCCACAACGACAACAGCTGA
- the pgsA gene encoding phosphatidylinositol phosphate synthase has protein sequence MLNRHARGFFTALFTPLARWLLKIGVSPDAITIVGTAGVVVGALVFYPLGQLWWGTIFITLFIFSDVIDGIMARMQNLGGRWGNFLDSSLDRLADGALFAGLAIWFFTGGEDAPIAIAAVVCLVLGMVVSYVRAKAESLGFQANVGIAERAERLVSVLVITGLTGVGLPPVVLLATLVLLAAASLVTVVQRVLAVRVQSLEDSEQT, from the coding sequence ATGCTGAATAGGCATGCCCGCGGGTTCTTCACCGCGCTGTTTACCCCGCTTGCACGCTGGCTTTTGAAAATTGGCGTCTCGCCGGACGCCATCACCATTGTGGGAACGGCCGGCGTGGTGGTCGGGGCACTGGTGTTCTATCCGCTGGGCCAGCTCTGGTGGGGAACGATCTTTATCACCCTGTTCATCTTCTCCGACGTCATTGACGGCATCATGGCGCGGATGCAGAACCTGGGCGGCCGCTGGGGCAACTTCCTGGACTCCAGCCTGGACCGGTTGGCTGACGGTGCCCTCTTTGCCGGCCTGGCCATCTGGTTTTTCACCGGCGGTGAGGATGCCCCCATAGCCATTGCCGCCGTCGTCTGCCTTGTCCTTGGCATGGTGGTCTCCTATGTCCGGGCGAAAGCCGAATCCCTCGGCTTCCAGGCGAACGTGGGCATTGCCGAACGTGCTGAACGGCTGGTTTCCGTCCTGGTGATCACCGGCCTGACCGGCGTCGGACTGCCGCCCGTTGTGCTGCTGGCGACCCTGGTGCTGCTGGCGGCGGCGAGCCTGGTCACGGTGGTCCAGCGCGTCCTGGCTGTGCGCGTCCAGTCGCTGGAAGATTCCGAGCAAACCTGA
- a CDS encoding DUF6504 family protein, translated as MGTFSESVDVVCAPTGEPAELRWGGREYRVCAEPLRWYERRQWWAEERRAPLGSGPGLVDHEIWRVQVVPAGRSSPPETPAAEPLEPLTLDLVRHAGSGRWRLLRIHDALRPEVALHHKSA; from the coding sequence ATGGGAACGTTCAGCGAGTCTGTTGACGTCGTCTGCGCACCTACCGGTGAGCCAGCGGAGCTTCGGTGGGGCGGCAGGGAATACCGGGTCTGCGCCGAACCCTTGCGCTGGTATGAACGCCGCCAGTGGTGGGCCGAAGAGCGGCGTGCCCCGCTGGGAAGCGGCCCCGGGCTTGTGGACCATGAGATCTGGCGGGTGCAGGTCGTGCCTGCCGGCAGAAGCAGCCCGCCGGAAACTCCGGCTGCAGAACCACTGGAACCATTAACCCTTGACCTGGTGCGGCATGCCGGCAGCGGACGCTGGCGGCTGCTCCGCATCCACGACGCCCTCCGGCCCGAAGTCGCACTCCATCACAAATCAGCATGA